In Paenacidovorax monticola, the genomic window CCTGCTGGCGCGCCCCGCCCAGCGCAACGCCCAGAGCCAGCAGATGCTCGACGAGCTGGTCGACGCCTTCGGCGCGGCCGGGCGCGACGAGGCCGTGCGCGTGGTGGTGCTGGGCGGCCAGGGCGAGCATTTCTCGGCCGGCCACGACCTCAAGCAGGCCCAGGCCGAGCGCGCGAACTTCACGGTGGAGCAACGCTGGGCTTACGAGGAGCTGCGCTACTTCGACCACTCGCTGCGCATCTGGGACTTTCCCAAGCCCACCATCGCCCAGGTGCAGGGTGCCTGCGTGGCGGGCGGCTTCATGATCGCCAACATGTGCGACCTCGTGGTCGCGGGCGAATCGGCCTTCTTCTCCGACCCCGTGGGCCACACGCTGGGCGCGGCCGCCACCGAGGTGCTGATCCACCCCTGGGTCATGGGCGCGCGCAAGGCCAAGGAACTGCTGTTCACCGGCGGCAAGCTCAGCGCCCATGAGGCCCACGCCATCGGCATGGTCAACCGCGTGGTGCCCGACGCCGCATTGGGCGAGGCCGCGCTGGCCCTGGCCCAGCAGATCGCCAAGGCGCCGCCGTTCGGCCTGCGCCTCATCAAGCGCTCCATCAACCGCACGCTTGACGCCCAGGGCCTGCGCACCGCGCTGGCCGCGCACTTCGACACGCACCAGCTCTCGCACCTG contains:
- a CDS encoding enoyl-CoA hydratase encodes the protein MAYDTLAIEDHGAVRRILLARPAQRNAQSQQMLDELVDAFGAAGRDEAVRVVVLGGQGEHFSAGHDLKQAQAERANFTVEQRWAYEELRYFDHSLRIWDFPKPTIAQVQGACVAGGFMIANMCDLVVAGESAFFSDPVGHTLGAAATEVLIHPWVMGARKAKELLFTGGKLSAHEAHAIGMVNRVVPDAALGEAALALAQQIAKAPPFGLRLIKRSINRTLDAQGLRTALAAHFDTHQLSHLSEGFLTARDRGLASAIQKKAD